The DNA sequence CGCCCGTTCCCGCGTGTCCGCGAAGAAGAACTGCGGGCCCCTGCTGTCCCAGACTCCAATCGTCTCACCTTCCTCGTGCAGGCTGAACCGCAGTTGTGGGTCCGATACGGCGCGAGTCTCCGGCTGGCCCTCGCTCTCAACGCCGAGGTGCGCTGCAGGCACACCTCGCGGATCACGCACGAGTGTCGTGCTGGCCACAGCGACGCGCGCGCTGTAGTCGGAGTATCGGCCCAGCCGCTTCTCCAAGTTGCCGCGGGAGAACTGTCGTCCCACCTCCGAGGCCTTCACCAGCCGCCGTCCGTCCGTGACGGACATCCCGCGCCCGTTCACGTGCACGGACAACCCGAACTCCGCCAGGCCGGCCTCTACGTCGGCCCAGGAGCGTGCGCGCTCCAGCACCGGGCCAGCGCGCTCCTGCACCTCGCGCAGGAACTCCTGGTCCGCACGCGCAAGCCGCGGCTGCGGTCTCAGCTCAGGGTGCCCCGGCACGGGGGCGAGCCACCCGGGCACGACCCGCAGCCCCTCGTCCAACTCCTGCTGTCGCAGGCTGGCCTCGGTGCGCAATCGGCTCCAACTCCCTCTCCACGCCACACCCGTCTCCGGGTGCACGCGGTTCACCATCGCGTGCACGTGCGGATCATCGGTGTCGATGTGGGCTACGATCACCGCCTGGTGCTCGCTAAGCCCGAGGTCCGCCAGCGTTCGCGCCATCACCCGCTTCATCAGCGCCTCGTCCACGCTATCACCCGGCGCGAAGCTGATGGACAGGTGGAAGACGGGCTTCCTGGTGTACGAGAGGCTCGCCGTGCCTGCCATGATGCGCTCGGCGATGTCCATGCGCCGGGTGGGCAGGTTTTGGAACTCGACCCATCCCACGCGCTGGGACGGATCGACGCGGCCCCTCCCCCTGCGCAGGTAATCACCACAATCCCCGAAGTCATCGCCGAACGTCTGGTTCGCGATCACGGCAGCGCTTCGCGAACCGCTTTCTCGACTTGAGCGAGGACGGAGCGCAGTTCGTCCATCGGCGGTAGCTCCTCGGCCGTGTTCGCGCGGTGCGCGAGCGCGTTCAGCGCATTCCCTGCCTCGACCACGCCCCTGATTACCTCGTCGCCACGCGCCCCGAGCATGGTCGGCGCCGCGGAGATCACGTACTCCACGCTGCCGGCCGCGGCGGTGAGCACGCGCACGCCGTCGTCGTCGCCGTCGGCCTCGGCGACGCGGCGGAGCTGATCGAGGTTGTTGATCACGCGCGCGAGCTGGTTCCACAGCGACCGCGCGCGGCGCGCGGGGGTGATGGGCTGGCCGCGGCTGGGCTGGGACGGGCTCGGCATTCCGAGCGCCGCCTCGCGGACGTAGCGCAGCGGGGGCACGCCGCGGTCGGCGGCGGCGCGTTCGACCTGGGCCCACTCCTCGGGGGTCCAGCGGGTGGGTTTGCGGAGCGTGCGACGCGACAACGGTCTTCCTTTGAGCGCAGCGAAAAGGCGAGCCGACCGGGGGTGCCTGCGAGCGCAGCGAGCGTTTAGGCGCCTCCCGGTCACGGCTCGCTTCGGCGGGCACCCTGCTGATACCGCGACGTCCGCTGAAACGCCCACGAGCCTGACCCGATTACCTTGCCCTTCGATCAGCCGGTAACGGATGAGCTCAGGAGACGCACATCTTGCGTTCGATCTGGATGTGTGGTAAGATATCCTTACCACTGGTAAGGAGGCGTCTATGAGTGATACGGGATTGGAGGGGCGGGTCTGCGGATTGGTGCGGGACGCCGTTGGGGCGATCCAGCGGCAATGCGGTCGTGAGGTACTAGAGATAGACGACTCTATCGTTCCGCTCCAAGATTTGGGAGCGTTCGACAGCTTGAACGTAACGGAAGCGTGCGTGCTCCTTTCGGCTGAGATCGGCGTGAAGGTGGAACCGAATGTCTTCGCGTCGAACCGCGGTTGCCCGTTACCAATCGGTGACATCGCGCGAGGCATCATCGCCCGGTACGGGAAGAAGCTGAAACTCACGGATGGTGAAGGAGCCACATGAACGACCAAAGTGCCGACGATGCAGCTGCTAAGCGTGTCGTAATTGGCGCGCGATTACGAAGCGCCCGTGAGATGGCCGGCCTGTCTCAGGGACAAGTAGCTCGACTCGTTGACTTACACCGACCGAGCGTGAGCGAAGCGGAGGCAGGTCGGCGGCGCGTTCCTGCGGAGGAACTCGCGCGCTTTGCCGAGATCTATGGAGTTAGTACCTCCTGGCTGGCGGGTGATGACCCCGACGCGTTACGCCCGGATGATGCACGCGTTCAACTCGCGGCACGCGAACTCGGGAAGCTCAAACCCGAGGATCTTGATCGAGTACTTCATCTGCTCGCAGCCCTCCGTGGCTCAGGGGGCGCAACCTCATGAACCGGCGTACATTGGCGGAGCGGGCACTCCGGGTTGCGCTTGAAACGCGTGTTCGCCTGGGTATCCCGCTGGGGGAAGCTCTTTCTGTGTATGATGCGGCTGACCGTCTCGGGTTAGAAGTCCGCTTCCTCGCTGCACCAAGCTTGGAGGGAATGTACGTCCGCCAAGGTCCGGATCAGGCAAAGCCTCTGGTAATTGTCTCCGCCTTACGACCGGCTGGACGGCAAGCGTCAACCGCCGCTCATGAGATCGGGCATCATGCCTTTGGACATGGGACACGGATTGATCAGTACATCGAGGGGGTGAGCAGCGCTGCACAATCCCCCCCCGATCCTGACGAGATCTTAGCGAATGCGTTCGGCGCCTTCTTCCTGATGCCCAAAGCTGCGGTAGAAAGAGGGTTTCGGTCGCGGGGCTTCGATCTGAACTCTCCGGCTGCGACAGAGGCTTACCAAGTTGCGGGTTGGCTTGGAGTGGGCTACGGCACGCTTGTCCAGCACATGCGATGGAGTTTGAACCTGCTCTCAAAGCCCCGAGCAGACGCCCTACTGGCCCACAAACCCAAGAGGGTGCGCGAGGACCTGCTAGGCGTTCCGCTGGTTGGCGACGTCATGGTCGTGGATCGGAACTGGACGAATCGGCCGGTTGATCTCCAGGTAGGCGATCAGATGATCCTTCCAATCGGGACTCGTGTTGACGGATTGGCACTCTCTAGCCCTGTGCAGGGCCGTAGGAACGATCTTGTGGTGGAGGCGATTGCCCCTGGGATAGCGCAGGTGCTTGGGACGGATTGGGCAGTATTCGCGCGGGTCGCGCGCCGAGGCTACGAGGGACGCGGTGTGTACCGTCACCTCGACGCTGCAGACGGCGACGTTCCCATCTTTTAAAAGGAGAACTGATGCCTACTGTAAGTGCTGTGGAGCGGCCCGTGGTTGCTGAACCGATCACTGAACTAAATCTCTCCGTTGCGTGGCTCCGCGCCTTCCATATGGTGACTCGGCCCGGAGTAGAGGCCTTGGCTCCTTTGGTGGTGACAGTGCTCGGGTTCGATGACCAGGGAGCACCGGAGCAGGTACCCGAAGTACGAGCGCTGATCGACGAAGCTTTGTTGGAGCAACATGACTCCAAGCTGGCGAGGCGCCCGAAACGAGCTATGCTTCCCCTCAGCTGTCACACCGCAGCGAATACTATTTTCCCTGAGTCACTCTGGAACCGGGATCGGCCACGGCAGGAGTTGTATTCCCGCTATCATGCTGTCCGGAAGACCCTTCGCAAGGATCCACGCAACCGTCGTGGGATTTATTTTGAGAGGCTGATCGACTACGCAGGGGCACCAGAGGAGGGAAACCAACTTGAGCATCTTATTCGTCTCCACGAGCGGGACGTTAAGCGCCTAAGTGCTTACCAAGCGTCTATAAGTCGGCCAAGCGAGGATTTGACCGGGATGCCGCTCCAAGGTTTTCCGTGCCTGCAGCAGATCGCGCTGCACCCAGACCGCGGAGACGGTTCGTTGGCGCTGACCGCATTCTATGGGACGCAGTACATTTTTGAACGAGCCTACGGAAACTATCTCGGGCTCTGTCGACTCGGCGCATTCCTCGCGCATGAGATGGGACTACGCCTTGGAAGGATGACTTGCATCGCTGGACACGCTCCTCGGGGAGGAATAACGGTGACTCGTGCCCGGCGTCTTGTCGATGACAGCGCTAAGGCCATCCAATCCGCAGGGGTTCCCCTTTGAGTACACGCACCGGCGCCCTCGTGGCATTCGAAGGGCCTGACGGGGTTGGGAAGACTACCCTCGTTCAAGGAGTTCGTGACGCGCTTGTAGACCGTGACTTCGGGGTCTCTGTGCTCTCGTTTCCTGGCCGCACTCCTGGGAGTCTCGGGGCGCTAGTTTACGGTTTGCACCACGAACCACAGCGTTACGGGGTGACTCACGTCCTGCCCGCCGCCCTCCAACTTCTGCATGTTGCCGCTCATCTCGATGTAATTGATCGTGAAATCCGCCCGCGAATTGCCGCGGGTGAGATTGTGCTTCTCGATCGGTACTGGTGGTCCACTTGGGTCTACGGGGTGCTCTCCGGGATAAACCATAGTACTTTACGTACCATGATTGAGTTGGAACGCGAGCATTGGGGTGAACTCCACCCGGCTGCCGTGTTCCTGATCCGTCGCTCAATCGATTCTATTCCGCATGCGGAGAGAGCGGATTTCAGGCGCCGAGATGAAGAGTATCGAGCGATCGCCGCAACCCAACAGGATGTCGTGGAACTGAGTAACGCAACGACCGTTGAAGCGGCCGTAGAACAGGTTCTTAGAGAGCTTGACACTCGCCTTCAGCAGCGGCTCAAGCCGCGATGCGGAGTGGGCGCGTGAAGCGGATCACGAGAACGTCCACGGCTTCACTAGCTAAGGAGCATAACGGCATTGAGCAACTGGATCTCGCATCAGAGGAGCAGGGTTCGCTACACATCTTCGTCAGGCTCCCCCCCGCTCGCACCACACCTGTATTCGACACATATTGGAAGTTCGCGGCCGAGCGGCAGGCGATCTTTTTTCGACGCCTAGAAAGAATGCCTCCACCATGGACGAGTGATCCAATTCTACTTAGGCACAAGTTCACGAATGCATACCGTGCATCGGACCGGGTGAGCCAATATCTTATCCGGAATGTTATTTATCGTGGGGACACGGATTCCGACGAAGTGTTCTTTCGGATAGTGCTTTTCAAGCTATTCAATCGCGTAGAAACCTGGGAACGCCTCGAGTCGGCAGTGGGTGAGATCCGATGGGATGCTTTTAACTTTGATGTGTATGATCGTGTACTTGAAGAGGCGATGAGCACCGGCGAGCGGATATATTCTGCCGCTTACATCATGCCCAGCGGTGGCCCACGTCTTGGGGAAGGCCGAAAGCACCGGATGCATCTCCGCCTGCTCGCTAGGATGATGGCAGACAACCTACCCAGCAAAATCGCTGCGTGTCGGCGCATGCAGGATGCTTTCGACTTGTTGCGAGCGTATCCGACAATCGGAGATTTCCTTGCCTACCAGTACGTCACAGACGTTAATTACAGCCGTCTGACCTCGTTCAGAGAAGATGAGTTCGTCGTACCCGGGCCCGGAGCGCGGGATGGCATCCGCAAGTGTTTCGCCGAAACTGGCGGGCTTAACGACGCAGAACTTATTCGATTGGTGGCGGATCGCCAGGAGAGATCTTTCGAGGAACTTGGATTAGATTTTCAAACTCTCTGGGGACGTCGGTTGCAGCTTATCGATTGTCAGAACCTCTTTTGTGAGGTGGACAAATATGCTCGGGTCCACCATCCCGAATACACCGGCCACAGCGGCCGGACTCGGATCAAGCAACAGTTCCGCGCTACTCCTGAACCGATTTGCTACTTCTATCCCCCTAAGTGGGGAATCAACGAGATGATACCGGAGCACGCGCGGGCTGCTTCCGGTACAAAGGAATAACCGGGACCTGGAGCCGAAACGATGTATGCCCTGAGCGGACGAACGGCTGAGGACGTTTGGCGCGCTGCTGTTGAGCTGTTTAAGGAGGGTGGACCTGCTTGCTCTCAGCCTGGACGCGGCGGAGCGACCGCAGAGATCCTGCATGTGGGGATGACGATCAAAGATCCTCGTCAGCGCTGGATTTTCACCCGCACCCCGGCTATGAACCCTGCGTTCGCCTTGGTCGAAGTGATCTGGATATTGGCGGGACGTCGTGACGCGGCGCTTCCTACGCATTGGAATCCGGTACTGCCGCGGTTCTCCGGCGATGCACCCGAGCACGACGGTGCTTATGGATACCGCCTGCGAGACCACTTT is a window from the Longimicrobium sp. genome containing:
- a CDS encoding plasmid mobilization protein; the encoded protein is MSRRTLRKPTRWTPEEWAQVERAAADRGVPPLRYVREAALGMPSPSQPSRGQPITPARRARSLWNQLARVINNLDQLRRVAEADGDDDGVRVLTAAAGSVEYVISAAPTMLGARGDEVIRGVVEAGNALNALAHRANTAEELPPMDELRSVLAQVEKAVREALP
- a CDS encoding acyl carrier protein, whose protein sequence is MSDTGLEGRVCGLVRDAVGAIQRQCGREVLEIDDSIVPLQDLGAFDSLNVTEACVLLSAEIGVKVEPNVFASNRGCPLPIGDIARGIIARYGKKLKLTDGEGAT
- a CDS encoding helix-turn-helix transcriptional regulator, whose translation is MNDQSADDAAAKRVVIGARLRSAREMAGLSQGQVARLVDLHRPSVSEAEAGRRRVPAEELARFAEIYGVSTSWLAGDDPDALRPDDARVQLAARELGKLKPEDLDRVLHLLAALRGSGGATS
- a CDS encoding ImmA/IrrE family metallo-endopeptidase, producing MNRRTLAERALRVALETRVRLGIPLGEALSVYDAADRLGLEVRFLAAPSLEGMYVRQGPDQAKPLVIVSALRPAGRQASTAAHEIGHHAFGHGTRIDQYIEGVSSAAQSPPDPDEILANAFGAFFLMPKAAVERGFRSRGFDLNSPAATEAYQVAGWLGVGYGTLVQHMRWSLNLLSKPRADALLAHKPKRVREDLLGVPLVGDVMVVDRNWTNRPVDLQVGDQMILPIGTRVDGLALSSPVQGRRNDLVVEAIAPGIAQVLGTDWAVFARVARRGYEGRGVYRHLDAADGDVPIF
- a CDS encoding nucleotide kinase domain-containing protein — protein: MFVRLPPARTTPVFDTYWKFAAERQAIFFRRLERMPPPWTSDPILLRHKFTNAYRASDRVSQYLIRNVIYRGDTDSDEVFFRIVLFKLFNRVETWERLESAVGEIRWDAFNFDVYDRVLEEAMSTGERIYSAAYIMPSGGPRLGEGRKHRMHLRLLARMMADNLPSKIAACRRMQDAFDLLRAYPTIGDFLAYQYVTDVNYSRLTSFREDEFVVPGPGARDGIRKCFAETGGLNDAELIRLVADRQERSFEELGLDFQTLWGRRLQLIDCQNLFCEVDKYARVHHPEYTGHSGRTRIKQQFRATPEPICYFYPPKWGINEMIPEHARAASGTKE